A stretch of Coccidioides posadasii str. Silveira chromosome 2, complete sequence DNA encodes these proteins:
- a CDS encoding uncharacterized protein (EggNog:ENOG410Q0A3~COG:S) codes for MDSSSSAFDIPFDKLPNPKQVWVGKPGSNEEGLGKLALLTPEVVANAAKEIKTGRRVTLGWEMTKLELANLNRHPCQHHIISLLDGVAFDDVYVFNPQQSSQWDGLRHFSQKIPATDDKPAHRVFYGGTTATEILDRSTDRIGMQHWARAGITGRGVLIDYASWAEKHGIEYTTFSTHQIRLGDIIEIAKECDITFQKGDMLFIRIGVTHEWDNVMTDQQKREYSLHPAPEHAGVEATIDMLRWIWDCKFSAVAGDAISWEVYPPQNPEPFLHEYLLAGWGMPIGK; via the exons CCAAACAAGTTTGGGTTGGGAAGCCAGGGAGCAACGAAGAAGGATTGGGAAAGCTTGCCTTGCTCACCCCTGAAGTAGTGGCCAATGCAGCAAAAGAGATAAAGACAGGTCGACGTGTGACGCTTGGATGGGAAATGACAAAACTCGAATTGGCCAATCTCAATCGGCATCCATGTCAACATCACATTATCTCTCTGCTCGACGGGGTTGCATTCGACGATGTCTACGTTTTCAATCCGC AGCAAAGCAGTCAATGGGACGGGCTACGACACTTTTCACAAAAGATCCCTGCGACAGACGATAAACCCGCACACCGCGTCTTCTATGGAGGGACCACTGCCACCGAAATATTAGACCGATCCACGGACCGGATCGGCATGCAGCACTGGGCTCGTGCCGGAATCACGGGCCGTGGAGTGCTCATCGATTACGCCTCGTGGGCCGAAAAGCATGGTATCGAATATACCACATTCTCCACACACCAAATTCGGCTCGGCGACATCATCGAAATTGCAAAGGAATGCGATATCACATTCCAGAAGGGCGATATGTTATTCATCCGGATTGGGGTAACCCACGAATGGGACAATGTCATGACGGACCAACAGAAGCGCGAATACTCGCTTCATCCTGCGCCAGAGCATGCAGGAGTCGAAGCAACAATAGATATGCTGCGCTGGATTTGGGATTGCAAGTTTTCTGCGGTAGCTGGCGACGCTATTAGCTGGGAG GTATATCCTCCACAGAATCCGGAGCCGTTTCTGCACGAATACCTGCTCGCTGGCTGGGGCATGCCAATCGGTAAGTGA
- a CDS encoding uncharacterized protein (EggNog:ENOG410PJWD~COG:S), whose product MRTPSFPPRFKGILGKDFGKCLGPTQSVSRTVAAASFTFRRGYNQLGTGTAVVPNRRARVEMSDSKAALRLRAIQGHMQNKAISSAASSSSSASSSSSSPAPQPTSQQRSLDFSALASLMPNEANNTTAISLWYVVATAALLSFHQEPAVGELWKYINGLNNCDQTTRVTIARRIRECCLKASVLVGFPRGINSLSSLQSSIESNSPDLLPVLSKDTSMRAPVPLEEKLKRGKHFFSQIYSNHTDRILANMGKSSGGDLSDFAIRSVYGELMGEMRILNPMETVMMEFVCCLADDVAPQAKGHFFGCRNLGATGQQVLGAVELVREIARQLGLDRPGNGDHFGFLAKAETW is encoded by the exons ATGCGTACCCCATCCTTCCCCCCACGCTTTAAAGGCATTCTGGGCAAGGATTTTGGGAAGTGCTTGGGTCCTACGCAGTCGGTATCGCGAACAGTAGCAGCTGCCTCCTTCACATTTCGGCGAGGATATAATCAGCTCGGCACAGGCACGGCGGTTGTTCCGAACAGACGGGCACGGGTTGAAATGTCAGACTCCAAGGCGGCATTGCGCCTGAGGGCCATCCAGGGCCATATGCAGAATAAGGCGATATCATCCGCGGCTTCCTCGTCGTCCTCCGCATCCTCTTCGTCCTCTTCTCCCGCTCCGCAGCCTACTTCGCAGCAGCGGAGCCTTGATTTTTCGGCGCTCGCAAGTCTTATGCCCAACGAGGCCAATAACACCACTGCGATCTCGTTATGGTACGTCGTTGCGACGGCTGCACTTCTCTCGTTCCACCAAGAGCCCGCAGTGGGAGAGCTATGGAAATACATCAACGGCCTGAACAACTGCGACCAAACCACAAGAGTTACAATTGCCCGGAGGATTCGAGAATGCTGCTTGAAAGCCAGCGTTCTCGTTGGCTTTCCTCGG GGAATAAACTCTCTTTCCTCCCTCCAGTCCTCCATCGAAAGCAATTCTCCAGACCTCCTCCCCGTTCTATCAAAAGATACATCCATGCGCGCCCCGGTTCCTCTTGAAGAAAAACTCAAGCGTGGAAAGCACTTCTTCTCCCAAATCTACTCCAACCATACCGACCGTATCCTGGCGAACATGGGCAAAAGCTCGGGCGGAGACCTGAGTGACTTTGCTATCAGGAGTGTGTACGGTGAACTCATGGGTGAAATGAGGATTCTTAATCCCATGGAAACGGTCATGATGGAGTTTGTGTGCTGTTTGGCGGATGATGTTGCTCCGCAGGCTAAAGG GCACTTTTTTGGATGTAGGAACCTGGGAGCTACAGGCCAACAGGTGCTGGGCGCTGTGGAGCTTGTGAGAGAAATCGCGAGACAGCTGGGCCTTGACAGGCCTGGAAACGGTGATCATTTTGGATTCCTGGCCAAGGCAGAGACTTGGTAG
- a CDS encoding uncharacterized protein (EggNog:ENOG410PHDT~COG:P~TransMembrane:11 (o137-160i167-187o193-211i246-268o288-306i339-359o382-403i415-432o444-467i479-501o507-525i)~BUSCO:2859at33183), protein MTDFGPRAPHGPDMTGTHEPLQEMNLNEKEAFDRLIRPDDCYTSDGVYWADLPLLKRIGFVSSYDLKEAGREFCGFLKMFKNDPLSPVSYYFRNMVLPGAGLGLEGYVLFSIGNIKPLFEKSFPECWKTKEICNPTWIAAVEYLEICGIIVGQILVGILGDWIGRRWGLIQDAVIMLLGLVMLTAAWGVTQNGWVICYVWSLFFYGIGVGGEYPMTATSGMENAVGSGKVSTKEDRLHRGRKVTSAFLMQGWGQFFNQALLIILLLIFHHGSGNAPYSTVSAQWTYRVSFAIPAVGTLWLVYYRFYKMKAASKQLAIAKAKSRVTGYDTKSLRLTFKYFGFRLLATAGTWFANDVFFYGNKLFQNEFISVISPETTSIMPGWLYNLLNVGVSLVGYYLASFLIDSKLYGRKWMQIIGFLMDFIFFIIPAYHFEYYTSPEHIHAFQAMYFLSSFFNQFGPNSVTFLVAAEVFPTPIRASAHGFAAAIGKLGALVAAVMYNYISTTQKFHVVPWFGLAGMVLTFLFLPDTTGLDLKEQERRWFYIRNGREHEYHGPAVHPSHLSLWERFRGVGKYYDADLDYKQKVKELREEWLASVARHSDEKPRPYDDGDLSEGLLQESVQRYFERTSPMIFAKEQFTSDFNKEGLENLPPPQAGSSEDISN, encoded by the exons ATGACGGACTTTGGCCCCCGAGCCCCGCACGGGCCTGACATGACGGGCACGCACGAACCCCTGCAGGAAATGAACTTGAATGAGAAGGAGGCATTCGACCGCCTGATTCGCCCAGATGACTGCTACACATCCGACGGCGTCTATTGGGCGGATCTACCGCTGCTCAAAAGGATAGGGTTTGTCAGTTCTTACGACCTGAAAGAGGCTGGAAGAGAGTTCTGCGGCTTCTTGAAGATGTTCAAGAACGACCCCTTGTCACCGGTGTCCTACTATTTTCGTAATATGGTCCTGCCTGGTGCTGGGCTTGGTTTGGAAGG TTATGTCCTCTTTTCTATTGGCAATATCAAGCCGCTGTTTGAGAAATCGTTTCCCGAGTGCTGGAAGACCAAAGAAATCTGCAATCCGACTTGGATTGCCGCCGTCGAGTACCTTGAAATTTGTGGCATCATTGTCGGCCAAATACTCGTTGGGATCCTTGGTGACTG GATCGGGCGACGATGGGGTCTGATTCAAGATGCTGTCATCATGCTTCTGGGTCTTGTCATGCTGACTGCAGCTTGGGGGGTTACCCAGAATGGATGGGTGATATGCTACGTTTGGTCCTTGTTTTTCTACGGCATCGGGGTTGGAGGTGAATACCCCATGACGGCTACAAGTGGCATGGAAAATGCTGTCGGTTCCGGTAAGGTTTCGACAAAGGAAGACCGATTGCACCGTGGCCGGAAAGTCACAAGTGCATTTCTCATGCAGGGCTGGGGCCAGTTTTTCAATCAAGCCCTTTTGatcattcttcttctcatctTTCATCATGGAAGCGGAAATGCCCCTTATTCAACAGTTTCAGCGCAGTGGACGTACCGTGTCTCGTTCGCCATTCCCGCTGTGGGCACCCTATGGCTGGTGTATTACCGCTTTTACAAGATGAAAGCCGCCAGCAAGCAGTTGGCTATTGCGAAAGCGAAATCTCGCGTTACCGGCTACGACACCAAGTCGCTTCGACTTACCTTCAAGTACTTTGGCTTCCGTCTCTTAGCTACAGCCGGAACGTGGTTTGCCAACGATGTGTTCTTCTACGGGAACAAGCTGTTCCAGAACGAGTTTATTTCTGTTATCAGCCCAGAGACTACGTCCATTATGCCGGGGTGGCTTTATAACCTCCTCAACGTTGGCGTTTCCCTCGTCGGTTACTACTTGGCCT CATTTCTCATTGACAGCAAACTCTACGGTCGCAAGTGGATGCAGATCATCGGCTTCTTAATggatttcattttcttcatCATTCCGGCGTATCACTTCGAATACTACACCTCACCCGAACACATCCACGCTTTCCAAGCGATGTACTTCCTCAGCAGCTTTTTCAACCAATTCGGCCCGAACTCAGTGACTTTCTTGGTCGCTGCCGAGGTCTTTCCTACCCCGATCCGCGCGTCAGCCCACGGTTTTGCGGCTGCCATTGGTAAACTTGGTGCATTGGTGGCAGCGGTGATGTACAATTACATCTCCACCACACAAAAATTCCACGTTGTACCATGGTTTGGCTTGGCCGGCATGGTTCTCACTTTCCTGTTTCTCCCTGACACAACCGGTCTTGATTTGAAAGAACAAGAGCGACGTTGGTTTTATATCCGCAATGGGCGTGAGCATGAGTATCATGGTCCTGCCGTGCACCCATCGCATCTATCTCTCTGGGAGCGGTTCCGTGGCGTTGGCAAATATTATGATGCCGATCTTGATTACAAGCAAAAAGTCAAGGAGTTACGAGAGGAGTGGCTTGCCTCCGTGGCTCGCCATTCCGATGAAAAGCCTCGCCCGTACGATGACGGAGACCTTAGTGAAGGTCTATTACAGGAGAGTGTGCAGCGATACTTTGAGCGTACTAGCCCTATGATCTTTGCCAAGGAGCAATTTACCAGTGACTTTAACAAGGAAGGCTTGGAAAACTTGCCGCCTCCACAAGCCGGGAGCTCGGAGGACATTTCAAATTGA
- a CDS encoding uncharacterized protein (EggNog:ENOG410PSIB~COG:S) — protein sequence MPCSLRRLSSPADLARAVEIQSITFANSAFCRTVGAAPEGNPRDLSPSDRHAIQISRLQETLSSDPTFHLIGAVDDETGEIISVAKWYTFLDKDSLKRWKEGVRTVGDMEIPRGVEEEGYRFAKGMMFEGKKRWFGEEGREHCFLAVLCTHPDHQGRGAGTVLLKYGLDIADKHGVESYLEASVKGQPLYERYGFETITFPDGQPGRLEFDVGRFTGRGGDEGDWVRLALMTRKPQSKN from the exons ATGCCCTGCTCCCTCCGCCGGCTCTCCAGCCCCGCTGACCTTGCTCGAGCCGTCGAAATCCAATCCATCACCTTCGCCAACAGCGCATTCTGCCGCACTGTCGGCGCCGCACCCGAAGGCAACCCGCGCGATCTCTCACCCTCCGACCGACACGCCATCCAGATATCCCGCCTGCAAGAAACACTCTCCTCCGACCCCACCTTCCATCTCATCGGCGCCGTCGACGATGAGACCGGCGAAATCATCTCCGTCGCAAAATGGTATACATTCCTCGACAAAGACTCGTTAAAGCGGTGGAAGGAAGGTGTGAGGACTGTCGGAGACATGGAGATTCCGCGGGGCGTGGAGGAAGAAGGGTATAGGTTTGCCAAGGGGATGATGTTCGAGGGGAAGAAGAGGTGGTTCGGGGAGGAAGGGAGGGAACATTGCT TTCTTGCCGTCCTCTGCACCCATCCCGACCATCAGGGCCGCGGTGCAGGCACCGTTCTCCTCAAATACGGGCTCGACATCGCTGACAAACACGGTGTAGAGTCCTACTTGGAAGCCTCCGTAAAGGGACAGCCTCTCTATGAGAGATATGGATTTGAGACTATAACTTTCCCAGACGGCCAGCCTGGGCGGTTGGAATTTGATGTCGGAAGGTTCACAGGTCGAGGAGGAGACGAGGGCGATTGGGTGCGCCTAGCGCTCATGACCAGAAAGCCGCAGTCGAAGAATTAG
- a CDS encoding uncharacterized protein (TransMembrane:1 (o20-39i)), with protein sequence MEEHRQSHFSLLFNSPNPPSSLSPSLFFFFFFFSCLRQLQSFSFRTSLRDWLVESQEPRGLFLGSGSVLLQSQPGKPQAIVRATTRQDPFLRAISFLGGFSKQQACQSFP encoded by the exons ATGGAGGAGCACAGACAGAGCCATTTCTCGCTCCTCTTTAATTCTCCCAATCCCCcctcctccctctctccctctctcttttttttttttttttttttttcttgtctgCGTCAACTTCAATCTTTTTCGTTCCGCACTTCTTTGAGAGACTGGCTCGTGGAGAGTCAAGAGCCAAGAGGACTGTTCTTGGGTAGTGGATCTGTACTCCTGCAAA GTCAGCCAGGAAAACCCCAGGCCATCGTCCGGGCCACCACGCGACAGGACCCATTCCTGCGGGCCATCTCGTTTCTCGGCGGATTTTCAAAGCAGCAAGCTTGTCAGAGCTTCCCCTGA
- a CDS encoding uncharacterized protein (EggNog:ENOG410JF2U), producing the protein MFWDASDSRQIPEESAGTDAPGPGGADEGSRDEQSTNLKRGAEGLEEQTAKRPRVASASSAGEGSFTTLRPHFLSLRLDERPQFLSWLFEGALASCTPDSDEGAPSAIRKDSRAETEETRAKRGDGKKGHGDKRWRWSAEEDARLRDMMEGRRSWSEIEKCFPERTESALRQRQSKLQKDRRRICPAKPAAATPAVAVVI; encoded by the exons ATGTTCTGGGACGCATCCGACTCTCGCCAAATTCCTGAGGAGAG CGCCGGGACTGATGCACCTGGTCCTGGTGGTGCGGATGAAGGCTCTCGCGATGAACAGTCGACGAACCTCAAGCGAGGAGCTGAGGGATTGGAAGAACAGACCGCGAAGCGGCCCCGCGTTGCCTCCGCGTCGTCCGCCGGAGAAGGCTCCTTTACCACCCTCCGTCCCCACTTCCTATCTTTACGGCTTGATGAACGGCCGCAGTTCCTTTCTTGGCTGTTTGAAGGTGCTTTGGCGAGCTGCACACCCGACTCTGATGAGGGTGCGCCGTCGGCCATTCGCAAGGATTCTCGTGCAGAGACCGAGGAAACTCGGGCTAAACGCGGTGATGGGAAGAAGGGCCACGGAGACAAGCGGTGGCGATGGTCCGCCGAGGAGGACGCACGCCTTCGGGACATGATGGAGGGGCGTCGGTCCTGGTCGGAGATAGAGAAGTGTTTCCCGGAGAGGACGGAATCGGCCCTGCGCCAGCGTCAGTCGAAGCTTCAGAAGGACCGAAGGAGGATATGTCCGGCCAAGCCTGCCGCCGCAACACCGGCAGTAGCGGTTGTGATATAA
- a CDS encoding uncharacterized protein (EggNog:ENOG410PJWD~COG:S), with translation MRTPSFPPRFKGILGKDFGKCLGPTQSVSRTVAAASFTFRRGYNQLGTGTAVVPNRRARVEMSDSKAALRLRAIQGHMQNKAISSAASSSSSASSSSSSPAPQPTSQQRSLDFSALASLMPNEANNTTAISLWYVVATAALLSFHQEPAVGELWKYINGLNNCDQTTRVTIARRIRECCLKASVLVGFPRVSHQTLFPYSTRSYPLHDSPLLTMRPGNKLSFLPPVLHRKQFSRPPPRSIKRYIHARPGSS, from the coding sequence ATGCGTACCCCATCCTTCCCCCCACGCTTTAAAGGCATTCTGGGCAAGGATTTTGGGAAGTGCTTGGGTCCTACGCAGTCGGTATCGCGAACAGTAGCAGCTGCCTCCTTCACATTTCGGCGAGGATATAATCAGCTCGGCACAGGCACGGCGGTTGTTCCGAACAGACGGGCACGGGTTGAAATGTCAGACTCCAAGGCGGCATTGCGCCTGAGGGCCATCCAGGGCCATATGCAGAATAAGGCGATATCATCCGCGGCTTCCTCGTCGTCCTCCGCATCCTCTTCGTCCTCTTCTCCCGCTCCGCAGCCTACTTCGCAGCAGCGGAGCCTTGATTTTTCGGCGCTCGCAAGTCTTATGCCCAACGAGGCCAATAACACCACTGCGATCTCGTTATGGTACGTCGTTGCGACGGCTGCACTTCTCTCGTTCCACCAAGAGCCCGCAGTGGGAGAGCTATGGAAATACATCAACGGCCTGAACAACTGCGACCAAACCACAAGAGTTACAATTGCCCGGAGGATTCGAGAATGCTGCTTGAAAGCCAGCGTTCTCGTTGGCTTTCCTCGGGTGAGTCACCAAACACTCTTCCCCTATTCCACCCGTAGTTATCCTCTCCATGACAGTCCGCTTCTAACGATGCGCCCAGGGAATAAACTCTCTTTCCTCCCTCCAGTCCTCCATCGAAAGCAATTCTCCAGACCTCCTCCCCGTTCTATCAAAAGATACATCCATGCGCGCCCCGGTTCCTCTTGA
- a CDS encoding uncharacterized protein (EggNog:ENOG410PKQX~COG:I~BUSCO:5407at33183), whose amino-acid sequence MTVTHPIPRESLPSLPLFLEARKQAWSDCSKVAIIDQSKNESFTYGQLLVDVSCLKQRILDTLSLKDLDERRIAFLIPSGYDYVVCQWAVWAAGGICVPLCVTHPVKELLYTISDSDPCLVILHDSFGHRKDALAESCSNVTFLDLAPLASTTPETIVLPPFHPPFDLSRRALMIYTSGTTANPKGCVTTHKNVMFQSNCLIEAWKYTSSDHLIHVLPLHHIHGIVNGLVAILLSGATVEMYPRFDPAIIWERWSSRGSSTMFMAVPTVYSKLVDYFDAHIRSTGLEATARAGANSLRLVVSGSAALPTPIKTKFFEITGQTLLERYGMTEIGMGLSCGLEVDKRIDGSVGWPLPGVEVRLTTRDTGCIIPSESDEDGMIEVKGDNVFLEYWGRPDATKKEFTSDGWFKTGDVAKRNENGAYFIQGRQSVDIIKSGGYKISALEVERKMLALDAIQEVAVVGLPDEEWGQRVAAIVKQRQGVSSEKTFYGSASLKMC is encoded by the exons ATGACCGTTACGCACCCCATTCCGCGGGAATCACTTCCCTCCCTACCACTCTTTCTCGAGGCCAGAAAGCAGGCGTGGAGTGACTGCAGTAAAGTTGCGATCATTGATCAATCCAAAAATGAGAGCTTTACATATGGCCAGTTGCTTGTCGACGTCTCTTGCTTGAAGCAACGGATCCTGGACACTCTATCATTAAAGGACCTAGATGAGAGACGAATCGCGTTCCTGATTCCATCTGGATATGACTATGTCGTATGTCAGTGGGCAGTATGGGCCGCTGGCGGCATCTGTGTCCCACTGT GCGTGACTCATCCTGTGAAAGAGCTACTCTACACAATTTCCGACTCTGACCCATGCTTGGTGATATTGCACGATTCCTTTGGCCATAGGAAAGATGCACTGGCAGAAAGCTGCTCAAATGTCACCTTTTTGGATCTGGCCCCATTGGCTTCGACCACGCCAGAGACCATAGTGCTTCCGCCATTCCATCCACCGTTTGACTTGTCCAGACGTGCGTTGATGATTTACACCTCCGGGACCACGGCGAACCCAAAAGGATGTGTCACAACCCACAAAAATGTTATGTTCCAATCCAATTGTTTGATCGAGGCGTGGAAATATACTTCCTCGGACCACCTCATACATGTTCTTCCATTGCACCATATTCACGGCATTGTCAATGGCCTTGTCGCCATTTTACTCAGCGGCGCTACGGTGGAAATGTACCCTCGCTTCGACCCTGCAATTATTTGGGAAAGATGGTCTAGCAGGGGCTCTTCAACCATGTTCATGGCCGTTCCAACTGTTTATTCGAAGCTGGTGGATTATTTTGATGCACATATCAGGTCCACAGGTTTGGAGGCCACGGCTAGAGCAGGCGCAAATTCATTGCGCTTGGTGGTAAGCGGTTCTGCCGCCCTGCCAACCCCGATCAAAACCAAATTTTTCGAAATTACTGGCCAAACGTTGCTAGAACGGTATGGAATGACAGAAATTGGAATGGGGCTAAGCTGCGGCCTGGAAGTGGACAAGAGAATTGACGGAAGTGTTGGTTGGCCACTACCAGGTGTGGAAGTTCGGCTTACGACCCGAGATACTGGGTGTATCATCCCATCGGAATCTGATGAAGACGGAATGATAGAAGTCAAGGGTGATAACGTGTTTTTAGAGTATTGGGGGCGGCCTGATGCGACGAAGAAAGAGTTTACGTCCGATGGATGGTTCAAGACCGGCGATGTCGCAAAGAGAAATGAGAACGGTGCTTACTTCATTCAGGGACGCCAGTCCGTGGACATAATCAAGTCTGGAGGCTATAAAATCTCCGCTTTAGAAGTTGAAAGAAAAATGCTGGCCTTAGACGCCATACAGGAAGTTGCGGTTGTTGGGTTGCCCGACGAGGAATGGGGCCAACGTGTCGCTGCCATCGTAAAGCAAAGACAAGGGGTAAGCAGTGAAAAGACGTTCTATGGATCTGCTTCCTTGAAAATGTGCTGA
- a CDS encoding uncharacterized protein (SECRETED:SignalP(1-21)~EggNog:ENOG410PFAR~COG:S), translating into MFYDPFLLGLVAPLLFFATNAQPANITYAGGIVVPATPPVVTGPSFSRATGSFTGVPTVTGALSGSVRAPAITPRPPPPEATRYPSDGKLNDTQPAPFLPGGGLGTNGTMPIYNVRSDYDYQSVALLLYCDWFQLDMFDTGLSQFSTRDFIEAGLTARDRNLVRFLRGEVLGHITLLSNILGHTAPTRCSYRYPFTTLFEFVDFAQKVSKIIESQAYGFIPHLDARETAQLLLQAISVTGRQQLILRQFEGLFPVPVWFQSSIPQSWAWTLIAPHIHFCPWRNPRLVWQNYPALSIISQPNPLAANATALNNTALGPGINAANMSAIDPEDLCSNSTCAPSISGNRTHPLTEPGQPVAISWEQPGMHVGPNNSYVTTSTAGQPAFLAWVTQLNITYSPLTRINRSIPMTAETTQPEFDTYAGDPAINGTIFVAVTDLDLFVTPFNLSLLNPHIVAGPAVYQAG; encoded by the exons ATGTTCTACGATCCATTCCTCCTGGGGCTTGTTGCCCCCTTATTATTCTTTGCCACAAATGCTCAGCCGGCGAACATAACCTATGCGGGTGGTATAGTGGTTCCCGCCACTCCGCCTGTGGTGACCGGCCCCAGCTTTTCACGGGCTACGGGGTCGTTCACCGGCGTGCCTACCGTTACGGGTGCTCTGTCGGGCTCTGTGCGAGCGCCGGCTATTACACCAAGGCCACCGCCTCCTGAAGCGACGAGATATCCCAGTGACGGCAAGCTCAACGACACACAACCTGCGCCGTTCCTCCCTGGAGGCGGATTGGGCACCAATGGCACGATGCCGATCTATAACGTGCGGAGCGACTATGATTACCAGTCTGTT GCACTTCTCCTCTACTGCGATTGGTTTCAGCTTGATATGTTCGATACGGGCCTCTCCCAGTTTTCCACCCGGGATTTCATTGAGGCGGGTCTAACTGCTAGAGACCGAAACCTGGTCCGATTCCTGCGAGGTGAGGTGCTGGGTCATATTACGCTGTTGAGTAACATCCTCGGCCATACAGCTCCTACGAGATGCAGCTATCGCTACCCTTTCACAACTTTGTTTGAATTCGTCGATTTTGCCCAGAAAGTCAGCAAAATTATAGAATCCCAAGCTTATGGCTTTATACCACATCTGGATGCGCGAGAAACCGCTCAGCTGCTTCTCCAGGCGATTTCGGTTACTGGTCGCCAGCAGCTCATCCTCCGTCAATTTGAAGGCTTGTTCCCTGTGCCTGTCTGGTTCCAAAGTAGCATCCCACAATCCTGGGCCTGGACATTGATCGCCCCGCATATCCACTTTTGCCCCTGGAGGAACCCTCGGCTTGTGTGGCAGAACTATCCAGCCCTCAGCATCATTAGCCAGCCAAATCCACTCGCAGCCAATGCAACCGCGCTAAATAACACGGCTCTCGGGCCCGGAATCAACGCGGCAAATATGTCTGCAATCGACCCGGAGGATCTCTGCTCGAACTCGACATGTGCACCGTCGATCTCAGGAAACAGGACCCACCCGCTCACAGAACCAGGACAACCCGTGGCAATCTCCTGGGAGCAGCCGGGCATGCACGTCGGTCCCAACAACAGCTACGTTACCACATCCACGGCCGGTCAACCTGCATTCTTGGCGTGGGTGACGCAGTTGAATATCACATACTCGCCGTTGACGCGTATCAACCGCTCGATTCCAATGACGGCGGAGACAACGCAGCCGGAATTCGATACGTATGCTGGGGACCCTGCAATTAACGGGACAATATTTGTGGCCGTTACGGATCTGGACTTGTTTGTTACGCCGTTCAACTTGAGTTTGCTGAATCCGCATATTGTTGCTGGGCCAGCGGTGTACCAGGCTGGTTGA